The DNA region CGGTACCCGCGGGTGGCCGCGTCCAGAGCCACCCCCGCGCCGGTGATGCCGCCCCCAATCACCAGCACGTCCACTCCGGCAGCGAGCCTGACCAGATGGTCACCGCGAGCGGTGAGGGCCATGGTCTGTGTGCGCTCCCATGCAGGTACCGACCAGGCGTGCATGAAAAAGCCCTGCCGGCTGGACTGCCTGGCAGCCGGCAGGACTTTCTCCGCAGCTCCATCCTGCCACGCCCGGGGCTACACGCTGCCGAATCCTTTCTACCCGGCGCGCGGCCTCTCCTGCCCGGCCGGGCACAGGAGCGTCCCACGCCGGCCGAGAACTCAGCTGTGCTGTGACCTCCCCTCAGGATCCCTGGAGCCCGCTGCGCACCCGCCCGATTATCGCGGCGATTCGCACCGACGCCGTCGTGCCCGCGGCCATGGCCGCGCCGGTGGCGACGGCCTTCCTCCTCACCGGAAGTGTCGTCTCCCTTCCCGGTTTGGTGGGGCGCCTGGTCCAGTCGGGCAAGCAGGTGCTGGTGCACCTGGACCTCACCGAAGGCCTATCGGCGGACCGCGCGGCCGTGCAGTTCGTCCGCTCCATCCCCGGGATCGCCGGCATCATCACCACCCGCGGCCACCTCATCCACGCCGCGCGTCAGGAGGGGCTGCTGGCGGTGCTGCGGGTCTTCATGCTGGATTCAGCCTCCCTGGACACCGCTGCGAAGATGATGCGCTCCTGCGCTCCGGATGCGGTGGAGATCCTGCCCGGCCTGATATACCCGGCGCTCTCCGCCCAAATCCGCACCTGGAACATCCCGGTAATCGCCGGGGGGTTCATCCGCACGCGGGAGGAAGTACAGGCCGTCCTGCGCGCGGGAGCGCTGGCCATCTCCACCAGCACCCGCAACCTGTGGGCCCTGGATCTGACCGCCGGGAAGGCAGCCCCCGGCTAGGGCCCCAAGAATCGAGCCCCTTTATCATCATCCCCTGCTGTGCGCTGCTGGGGCTGCGCTGGAGGCTGGCCAGAGCCCTCGCTCCGTGTTATTTATAAGACGGTAGACAATCTGCGGCTGTGGTGGGACAGAGATTCGGAGAGAGTCCTGCCGGCGTGGAGTTGGGCCGGCGGGATTTGTTCTTAAAGGGGGTGATGGCGATCGCATGACGGGCGTATGGGGCGTACGCACGGGCTGGACCTCTCTTGCCACACGCTTGCGACGCAAGAAAGGGGGTGGAACCGTGAAGTTGGGGCGTGCAGGACTAATGCTGATGGCGATGCTGGCACTGCTCTCCGCCGGCGGTGCGGCCTACGCCCAGGGCCCTGTAAAGATTACCCTCTGGCATGCCATGGGCGGGGCGCGATATGAAGCGATCACCAAGGGTATCGCCGAAGGGTTCAACCGGGCCTATCCCAACTACACGCTGGAGCCTCTCTTTACCGGTAGCTACGCGGAGACGCTGACGAAGGCCATCGCCGCTATCCGGGCAGGCAATCCGCCGCACATCGTCCAGGTCTATGAGGTGGGAACCCAGACGATGATCGACAGCGGTGCCATCATCCCGGTGACCGACCTCGTCCCGCCCGGGGAGATCAATTTCGCGGACTATATCGATCCGATCCTCAAGTATTACACCGTGCGAGGGAAACTGTACTCAATGCCGTTCAACTCCTCCACGGCCATCCTCTATTACAACAAGGATATCTTCCGCAAGGCTGGACTGGATCCAGAGCGACCGCCTCAGACCTTTGACGAGCTGGAGCAGATGGGTCGGCAGATCCTGCGCAGTGGTGTGGCGCGCGGTGCCGTCACCTTCGGGTGGCCCGCCTGGATCTTCGAGCAAATGTTTGCCTACCACAACAAGTACTACGCCAACAACGAGAACGGCCGAGCGGCGCGTGCGTCAAAGGTCCTCTTCGATCAACCCTTCGGCGTCTATCTGGCTTCTCGCTGGGCGACGTGGGCCAGGGAAGGACTGCTCGTGTACGGCGGCCGAGAGTACGCGCCCAATCGGGCGTTCCTCGCGGGCGAAGTGGCGATGCTGATGCAGTCGACCTCGCAGGTCAGCACCATCGAGCGCGGGGCCAAGTTTGCGGTGGGCACGGCCTTCCTACCACGCATTCCCGGACAGCCTCGCGGCAAGTCGGTGATCGGTGGAGCGTCGCTATGGGTGTTGAAAGGACGCGGGCGTTCCAGGAGCGAACTGGATGCCATCGTGGCCTTCTTCAAGTACCTGAACCAGCCGACCCAGACGGCGCAATGGCACCGCGATACGGGATACTTCCCGGCCACGCAATCTGCGGTCAGGCTGCTGGAGTCCGAGGGCTGGTTTGCCAAGAACCCCAACTTCCTGACTGCATTTAAGCAGATCCAGCTCGGCCCGGACACCGGAGCGACCCGGGGCGTGTTGCTGGGGAATTTCGTCCAGATCCGCGACATCACCGACACCATGCTGGAGCGAATCTTCAGCGGCCGGATGACTCCGGCAGAAGCGGTGCGCCTGGCAGCAGATGAAGCCAACAAGGTGCTGGACGAGTACCTCAAGACCTACAAGTAGCAGGGCCGTCGGCCCCATGGACTGCGGCCAGCGGCCTGCTCCTGGCTGGTGAGAGCGTGGAAGGGCATTTCCCCGATCGCGGCTTGCCCTATCTGTTGGTGGCGCCGTCTGTGGCTATAGTTCTAATTTTCCTGCTGATCCCCTCGGGAGAGGCTCTCCTCCAGAGCCTCTCCCGCATCAACCCCTTCACCGGAGCGGGGAGATTCGTAGGCCTGGAGAACTTCACCAGCCTGCTGGCCTCGGAGGAGTACCGTCACAGCATCCGGGTTAGCGTCCTGTTCACGGCTGGCACGGTGCTGCTCAGCCTGAGCGCGTCACTGGCCATGGCGGCGCTGGTGAACCGGAGCCTGCGGGGAATTGGCATCTACCGGACAGCCCTCATCTGGCCGTATGCACTCTCCCCTGCCGTGGCTGGAACCATCTGGGCACTGCTCTTTGAGCCCTCCACGGGCCTCATCACTTTCGCGCTGCGCGAGATGACGGGCGCAGCGCCCAACTGGATGATGAGCGGTAGCCTGGCCCTCCTGGTCGTTATCCTGGCGGCGGCCTGGAAACTCCTCGGCTACAACATCATGTTCTTCTTGGCCGGCCTGCAGGCGGTGCCGGAAGAGCTGGCGGAGGCGGCCGCGGTTGATGGCGCCTCAGCCTGGCACCGCTTCTGGGCGGTGACATTTCCCTTGCTGTCGCCGGTGACATTCTTCCTGCTCATCACTAACTCCCTGTATGCCTTCTTTGAAGTCTTCGGGCTGATCGACGTGTTGACACAGGGCGGGCCGGCCCGTGCCACCGACGTCCTGGTGTACAAGCTCTACCGGGATGGGTTCGTCAGTATCAACTGGGGTCAGGCTTCAGCACAGTCGGTGCTCCTCTTTGTCCTGGTGGCTGCGCTCACTGTGCTCCAGTTCCGCTACGCCGGGCGGAGGGTCTTCTACACGTGAGTGCAGTGGGAGACAAGGTGGCTACAGGTGCTCTGCCCCTGCGGAGAGCTGCTTACCACCCGCTGCGGCTCCTTCGGGTCGCACGCCTGATCCTGCTGCACTTGCTGCTCATCATAGCGGCACTGGTTGTCATCTTCCCTGTTTACTACGCTATCGTGGTCAGTACCCATACCTTTCAGGAAGTGTTCAGCTACCCGCCGAAACTGCTTCCGGGGGATGCGCTGCTGGCGAACTACGCCGCCGCGTGGCGGAAAGTGGGCATGGGCAGGCTGCTTCTGAACAGCACCGGCATTTCGCTCCTCGTCCCCCTGGGGAAGATCGTGTTTTCCGTGCTCGCGGCGTTTGCCTTCACCTATTTCCGCGGCTTTCGGGCCAGGGGCTTCTTCTTCGTGCTTATCCTGATCACCCACATGCTGCCCCTGCCGGTGCGCATCGTCCCTACCTACCAGCTCATGCAGCGACTGGGCTGGATCAACACCTATACCGCCCTCACCGTCCCATTCTTCGCCAGCGCCACCGGCACCCTCCTATTTCGTCAGTTCTTCCTGACCGTTCCGGCCTCGCTGTCAGAGGCGGCACGCATTGATGGGGCTGGGCCGCTTCGCTTCCTGCTGCAGATCCTGCTGCCACTTTCCCGCAACAACCTGGCCGCGCTCTTCATGGTGGAGTTTGTGTACATGTGGAACCAGTACCTGTGGCCTCTCATCGTCACCACTTCCCACGAGATGCGGGTGGTGCAGATTGGCATCAAGATGCTGGTGGCCACGGACGCCCAGGCGGAATGGAACGTGATCATGGCTGGCGTCATGATGGCCATGCTTCCCCCGCTGGTGGTGCTGCTGCTCCTGCAACGAAGCTTCGTGCAGAGTATCAGTCTGGGGCAGGAGAAGTAGGTCGCCCTAGGGGGATGCCGGGAGCACCTGAGAGACGCATTCAAGGATGTAGTCCGGTCGCGGCTGTGCCGCCAGCGCGGCCTCGCGGGTGGTGACCCCCGTCAGCACCACCGCTGTGGCCATGCCCACGGCCAGGCCCAGGGCATGATCGGTCTCCAGGCGGTCTCCCACCAGCAGGGAGTCGGCAGGCGCGGTGCCCAGACGCTGCAGAAGGACACGCCCCATGATTGGTGATGGCTTGCCCACCACGGTCTCCACCTGCCGTCCGCTGCTGGCTTCAAGCGCTGCAATGACCGCGCCACAGTCGGGGAGGCCTCCGTCCGGTGTGGGGCAGTAGGCATCCTGGTTAGTGGCGATGAAGCGAGCTCCGGCGCGCAGCGCGTCAAAACCGATCTTCAGCTTGCGGTAGTCGAAGGTTCGGTCGAAGGAGGCGACTACGTAGTCCACCCGGTGGGGATCCTCTGTCAGGCTGAAGCCCGCCGCGCGCAACTCCCTTTTCACCGACTCTTCGCCTATGACGAAAAGAGACGCGCCAGGGGCGGTGGCTAGCAGGTAGTGCACCAGCACCAGCGAGGAGTTTATCACGTCATCGGGCGGCGTGGGGATTCCCAGGCGGGTCAACTTGTCCGCATACTCCGAGCGTGTCCGCAGCGGGTTGTTGGAGAGAAAGGCGACGCGCGCGCCGGCTTGGCGAAGCGCTGCCACGGTCTCCGCAGCTCCCGGCAACAGCGTGTCGCCCAGGTAGATGGTGCCGTCGAGGTCGAAGGCGTATCCTGAGTACAGACGGGCCGGCCGCAGTGGTGGTCTTCCCATATCAGTTACCTATCGCGCCAGGGCGCGCAGAGTTCAAGTTCCTTCCGCCGATGACGGGTTCCTGTCTACGCCTCTGAGGCTACTGGTCACACCCCGCTTCCCGTGGTATAAGAGACATGGACAATTTGTGGCTGTGGTGGGACGGAGATTCGGAGAGAGTCCTGCCGGTGCAGCAGGGGGGCCCGGCGGGATTTTCTCTTTGACGGGGGTGGATGATGAAGGTCCGATGGGTAACTGCCGTATGCCTGACGGCGCTGCTGGCACTGGCCTCGCCGCCCGTGTACGCCCAGCGCGTCACTATCGAGTTCTGGCACGCCATGCGCGGCCCGCTGGGTGAGTCCCTGGAGGGGATCGCCTCCCGGTTCAACGCCGCGCAGACCCGGTTCCGGGTCAACCCCACGTTCAAGGGGTCGTATCCGGAGACCATGGTGGCGGCCATCGCCGCGTTCCGCGCGGGCAATGCACCGCACATCGTGCAGATGTTCGAGGTCGGTACCGCCACCATGATGGCCGCCGGTCCGGCCATCAAGCCCGTCTACCAGCTCTTCAAGGAGGCGGGCCTGCCGTTTGACCCTACCATCTACCTGCCGGCCGTCCGCGGGTACTACAGCGACGCCGCCGGTCGCATGGTGGCCATGCCCTTCAACAGCTCCACCCCGGTCCTCTGGTACAACAAGGACGCCTTCCGCAAGGCCGGGCTGGACCCCAACGTCCCACCGCAGACCTGGGCTCAGGTGCGGGCGGCGGCGCAGCGCATCCGTGCGGCCAATGCCGCTCCCTGCGGCCTCTCCACGGCCTGGCCGACCTGGGTGCAGTTTGAGAACTTCGGCGCTATCCACGACGTGCCGTTTGCCACCAGGGCCAACGGCTTCGAGGGCTTCGACGCCGAGCTGACCATCAACGGTCCCCTCTACGTACGCCACCTGCAGTTCCTGGTGGACATGCTCAAAGAGGGCTCGTTCAAGTACGGCGGGCGGGATGCGGCCGGCGATTCCCTCTTCCCGTCCGGGGAGTGCGCCATGCTCACCGCCTCTTCGGCGCTGTTTGGGCGGATTTCCCGCGAGGCCAAGTTCGACTGGGGGATCACCTTCCTCCCCTACTACGACGACGTCAAGGGCGCGCCCAAGAACTCCATCATCGGCGGCGCGGCCTTCTGGGTGATGACCTCGCCGCGGCGGACGGCTGACGAGTACCGCGGGGTGGCCGAGTTCTTCCGGTTCCTGAGCTCCTCGGAGGAGACGGCCAAGTGGCACCAGGAGACCGGTTACGTGCCCATCACCTACACGGGGATGCAGCTGGCCATGGCCACCGGCTACTACCAGCGGTTCCCCTGGGCGGAGTTGCCCATCAAGCAGCTCACCCGTACCCCACCCACCAAGAACTCCAAGGGGCTGCGCCTGGGGAACATGCCGGAGATCCGGGTGGTCATCTACGAGGAGGTGGAGAAGGCGTTCCAGGGGCAGCAGACTGCCAGGCAGGCGCTGGACAACGCGGTGCGCCGCGGCAACGAGATCCTGCGCCGCTTCCAGCAAACGGTGGGACAGTGATCCCCGGTCCGCGGATCTGAGGGAGGTCCGGACGGCCCCGCCTGCGAAAGGTTTGCCGGCGGGGCCGTCTGGCGTGGTGCCCCGCTCCGCACCATGACCCGCCGCGCCATCTTCCCCGGCCGCCTGCTGCCCTACCTCCTGGTGGCGCCGCAGCTGGCGGTGGTACTGGTCTTCTTCTACTGGCCGGCCGTCCAGGCCGTCCTCCAGTCCACCCTGCGGCAGGACCCCTTCGGCCTGCGCACCGAGTTCGTCTGGTTCGACAACTTCCGGCGAATACTCGCTGACCCGTTCTACCTGGGGGCGCTGCGCACCACCTTCGTCTTCTCCACCGCCGTGGTCCTGCTGGCCATGTCCGCCGGGCTGCTCCTGGCGGCGACGGCAGACAGACAGATCCGCGGCGCCACCGTCTACAAGACCCTGCTCATCTGGCCGTACGCGGTGGCACCGGCGGTGGCCGCCGCGCTGTGGCTGTTCATCTTTCATCCGTCCATTGGATTGCTGGGGCGGGCGCTGGTGCGCGCGGGAATCCCCTGGGACTACACGTTGAAGGGGACGCACGCCCTGCTGCTGGTCATCCTGGCCTCGGCGTGGAGGCAGGTCTCCTACAACTTCATCTTCTTCCTGGCCGGGTTGCAGTCCATTCCCCCCTCGCTGCTGGAGGCGGCGGCGGTGGATGGGGCGGGCGGACGGCAGCGCTTCTGGAAGGTGACCTTCCCTATGCTCTCGCCGACCACGTTCTTCCTCCTCATCGTCAACGTGATCTACGCCTTCTTCGACACATTCGGGGTCATCCACTCGCTGACCCGCGGCGGCCCGGGCAAGGCCACGGAGACGCTAATTTACAAAGTCTACACCGACGGGGTGATCAACCTGGACCTGGGCGGCTCGTCCGCGCAGTCGGTGGTCCTGCTCCTGGTGGTGATCACCCTTACGGCTCTCCAGTTCAAGTACATCGAGCGGCGGGTGTACTACTGATGGCGCGGCGCTGGCGGCGGAGCGACTGGGGGACCCACCTGATCCTGCTTTTGGGAGTGGCCGTCTTCGCCTTCCCCGTGTACCTGGCCTTCGTCGGCTCCACCCACGACCTGGGGACGGTGAGCCGGGGGGAGATGGGGCTGCTCCCCGGCCCCCGCCTGGCGCAGAACTACGTCCAGGCCTGGAGCACGGGCAGCGGGGAGCGCATCCGGGGGGCGCCGGTGCGACAGATGATGCGCAACAGCCTGATCATGGCCCTGACCATCTCTACGGGGAAGATCGCCATCTCTTTGCTCTCGGCCTTCGCCGTGGTCTTCTTCCAGTTTCCCCTGCGCATGTTCTTCTTCTGGATGATCTTCGTCACCCTGATGCTGCCGGTGGAGGTGCGCATCATCCCCACGTTTAAGGTGGTCTCTGACCTGGGCCTGATCAACACCTTTCCCGGGCTTACCGTCCCCCTCATCGCCTCTGCCACAGCCACCCTCATCTTCCGCCAGTTCTTCCTCACCGTGCCTGACGAGCTGGTGGACGCGGCCAAGGTGGACGGCGCCGGGCCCATGCGCTTCTTCTGGAGCATCCTCCTGCCGCTCTCCTCCACCACCATCGCCGCCCTCTTCGTCATCCTCTTCATCTACGGCTGGAACCAGTACCTCTGGCCCCTGCTTATTACCACCAGCCAGCGCATGGAGACGGTGGTCATCGGCATCACCAAGATGATCGGCACAGGGGAGGCCCTGGTGGACTGGCCCATCATCATGGCCACGGCCCTGCTGGCCATGCTCCCCCCGGTGGCGGTGGTGGTGGTCATGCAGCGGTGGTTCGTCAAGGGGCTGACCGAGACGGAGAAATGAGCGGCGCCGCCCGGCGCCCCGTGCATATCATCGCCCACCGGGGTGCGTCCGCCGAGGCGCCGGAGAACACCGCGGTGGCATTTCGCCGGGCCCTGGCCACCGGCGTGGACGGCGTAGAGCTGGACGTGCACCTCTCCAGCGACGGGGTGCCGGTGGTCATCCACGACCATCTCCTGGAGCGGACCACGGACGGCCGGGGTCCGGTGGGTACGCTGCCGCTGGCGGCGCTGCGGCGGCTGGATGCGGGGCGGTGGTTCGCCGAAGAGTTTGCCGGCGAGCGCATCCCCACGCTGGCCGAGGCGCTGGCGCTCCTGCGCCCGGTGCGTGTGATCGTGGAGCTCAAACCCGGCCCGCTGCCCTCTGCGGAGATAGCCGGGCGGGTGGCTGCGGTCATCAGCGCATCCGGGCACCCTGCGGTCACGGTCTCCTCCTTCGATCACCCGCTGCTGCTGGAGGTGCGCGCCCACCTGCCGAAGGTGCCCAGGGCGGTTCTCTACGTAGCCCGGCCCGTGGATCCGCTGCGGCTGGCCCGGGATGCCGGTGCCGACCTGCTACACCCGCACTGGTCGCTGCTGTCCTCGGACGTGGTGGAGGCGGCGCATGCCGCCGGGCTGGGGGTGGAGACCTGGGTCGTCGACGATCCGGAGGAGATGGCCCGTGTGGTGGCCATGGGGGTCGACGGGGTGATGACCAACCACCCACAGCGGCTGCGGACGGTCCTGGCTGGTCTGCGTTTCCCCCTCCCGCCTCCGGCGAGAACCTGAAAAGCCCGTCTTCCCGAGCAGCGGAGTCCATGCACCAGGCGGGCCGGGTCGGGCTTCCGCTGCGAGATGGCCATGTGTGCGTAGAATTGATACCAGCCGGGCGAGGAGTGCCGGTCAGTGTGCCGTCCGGATCGAAGAGGACGGCGCGGAGGTGGAAAGGCAGGCAGATGAGGGCGGAGACCCTGCGCGCCGCCGTGGGGCGGGCGCTGGTGTTGGGCCGTCTGCGGTATGTCGATCGCTGGCTCACTGCGCAGCCGGGGACCATCCGCGCCAACGCCCGCACCGACTTCATCTCCGCGGCGCTCTTCGGGGCCTTCGGGGGCCTGACCATCCCGTTCATCCCGGTGATGGGGCGCCGGCTGGGGGCCTCTCCTCTAGAGGTATCGCTGCTGGTCGCCGCCTCTGCCCTGGCCATGCTCCTCTCGCTGCTGTGGGTGCGCCTCCTGCGGGCGGCGGATCCGGTGCGCCTAGTGGTGTGGACGCAGTCGGTGGGCCGGGGGCTCTTCCTGCTCATGCCTTTCGTCCGCACCCCGGGCCTGTATCTGGCGCTGGTCCTCCTCTACCACGGTGTGGCTTCGGCGGCCGCCCTGGGCTATGCCGAGGTGATGGGCG from Armatimonadota bacterium includes:
- a CDS encoding glycerol-3-phosphate responsive antiterminator, encoding MTSPQDPWSPLRTRPIIAAIRTDAVVPAAMAAPVATAFLLTGSVVSLPGLVGRLVQSGKQVLVHLDLTEGLSADRAAVQFVRSIPGIAGIITTRGHLIHAARQEGLLAVLRVFMLDSASLDTAAKMMRSCAPDAVEILPGLIYPALSAQIRTWNIPVIAGGFIRTREEVQAVLRAGALAISTSTRNLWALDLTAGKAAPG
- a CDS encoding ABC transporter substrate-binding protein; translation: MLMAMLALLSAGGAAYAQGPVKITLWHAMGGARYEAITKGIAEGFNRAYPNYTLEPLFTGSYAETLTKAIAAIRAGNPPHIVQVYEVGTQTMIDSGAIIPVTDLVPPGEINFADYIDPILKYYTVRGKLYSMPFNSSTAILYYNKDIFRKAGLDPERPPQTFDELEQMGRQILRSGVARGAVTFGWPAWIFEQMFAYHNKYYANNENGRAARASKVLFDQPFGVYLASRWATWAREGLLVYGGREYAPNRAFLAGEVAMLMQSTSQVSTIERGAKFAVGTAFLPRIPGQPRGKSVIGGASLWVLKGRGRSRSELDAIVAFFKYLNQPTQTAQWHRDTGYFPATQSAVRLLESEGWFAKNPNFLTAFKQIQLGPDTGATRGVLLGNFVQIRDITDTMLERIFSGRMTPAEAVRLAADEANKVLDEYLKTYK
- a CDS encoding sugar ABC transporter permease gives rise to the protein MEGHFPDRGLPYLLVAPSVAIVLIFLLIPSGEALLQSLSRINPFTGAGRFVGLENFTSLLASEEYRHSIRVSVLFTAGTVLLSLSASLAMAALVNRSLRGIGIYRTALIWPYALSPAVAGTIWALLFEPSTGLITFALREMTGAAPNWMMSGSLALLVVILAAAWKLLGYNIMFFLAGLQAVPEELAEAAAVDGASAWHRFWAVTFPLLSPVTFFLLITNSLYAFFEVFGLIDVLTQGGPARATDVLVYKLYRDGFVSINWGQASAQSVLLFVLVAALTVLQFRYAGRRVFYT
- a CDS encoding ABC transporter permease subunit — its product is MSAVGDKVATGALPLRRAAYHPLRLLRVARLILLHLLLIIAALVVIFPVYYAIVVSTHTFQEVFSYPPKLLPGDALLANYAAAWRKVGMGRLLLNSTGISLLVPLGKIVFSVLAAFAFTYFRGFRARGFFFVLILITHMLPLPVRIVPTYQLMQRLGWINTYTALTVPFFASATGTLLFRQFFLTVPASLSEAARIDGAGPLRFLLQILLPLSRNNLAALFMVEFVYMWNQYLWPLIVTTSHEMRVVQIGIKMLVATDAQAEWNVIMAGVMMAMLPPLVVLLLLQRSFVQSISLGQEK
- a CDS encoding HAD-IIA family hydrolase; amino-acid sequence: MGRPPLRPARLYSGYAFDLDGTIYLGDTLLPGAAETVAALRQAGARVAFLSNNPLRTRSEYADKLTRLGIPTPPDDVINSSLVLVHYLLATAPGASLFVIGEESVKRELRAAGFSLTEDPHRVDYVVASFDRTFDYRKLKIGFDALRAGARFIATNQDAYCPTPDGGLPDCGAVIAALEASSGRQVETVVGKPSPIMGRVLLQRLGTAPADSLLVGDRLETDHALGLAVGMATAVVLTGVTTREAALAAQPRPDYILECVSQVLPASP
- the ugpB gene encoding sn-glycerol-3-phosphate ABC transporter substrate-binding protein UgpB, translated to MMKVRWVTAVCLTALLALASPPVYAQRVTIEFWHAMRGPLGESLEGIASRFNAAQTRFRVNPTFKGSYPETMVAAIAAFRAGNAPHIVQMFEVGTATMMAAGPAIKPVYQLFKEAGLPFDPTIYLPAVRGYYSDAAGRMVAMPFNSSTPVLWYNKDAFRKAGLDPNVPPQTWAQVRAAAQRIRAANAAPCGLSTAWPTWVQFENFGAIHDVPFATRANGFEGFDAELTINGPLYVRHLQFLVDMLKEGSFKYGGRDAAGDSLFPSGECAMLTASSALFGRISREAKFDWGITFLPYYDDVKGAPKNSIIGGAAFWVMTSPRRTADEYRGVAEFFRFLSSSEETAKWHQETGYVPITYTGMQLAMATGYYQRFPWAELPIKQLTRTPPTKNSKGLRLGNMPEIRVVIYEEVEKAFQGQQTARQALDNAVRRGNEILRRFQQTVGQ
- the ugpA gene encoding sn-glycerol-3-phosphate ABC transporter permease UgpA gives rise to the protein MTRRAIFPGRLLPYLLVAPQLAVVLVFFYWPAVQAVLQSTLRQDPFGLRTEFVWFDNFRRILADPFYLGALRTTFVFSTAVVLLAMSAGLLLAATADRQIRGATVYKTLLIWPYAVAPAVAAALWLFIFHPSIGLLGRALVRAGIPWDYTLKGTHALLLVILASAWRQVSYNFIFFLAGLQSIPPSLLEAAAVDGAGGRQRFWKVTFPMLSPTTFFLLIVNVIYAFFDTFGVIHSLTRGGPGKATETLIYKVYTDGVINLDLGGSSAQSVVLLLVVITLTALQFKYIERRVYY
- the ugpE gene encoding sn-glycerol-3-phosphate ABC transporter permease UgpE: MARRWRRSDWGTHLILLLGVAVFAFPVYLAFVGSTHDLGTVSRGEMGLLPGPRLAQNYVQAWSTGSGERIRGAPVRQMMRNSLIMALTISTGKIAISLLSAFAVVFFQFPLRMFFFWMIFVTLMLPVEVRIIPTFKVVSDLGLINTFPGLTVPLIASATATLIFRQFFLTVPDELVDAAKVDGAGPMRFFWSILLPLSSTTIAALFVILFIYGWNQYLWPLLITTSQRMETVVIGITKMIGTGEALVDWPIIMATALLAMLPPVAVVVVMQRWFVKGLTETEK
- a CDS encoding glycerophosphodiester phosphodiesterase family protein, coding for MSGAARRPVHIIAHRGASAEAPENTAVAFRRALATGVDGVELDVHLSSDGVPVVIHDHLLERTTDGRGPVGTLPLAALRRLDAGRWFAEEFAGERIPTLAEALALLRPVRVIVELKPGPLPSAEIAGRVAAVISASGHPAVTVSSFDHPLLLEVRAHLPKVPRAVLYVARPVDPLRLARDAGADLLHPHWSLLSSDVVEAAHAAGLGVETWVVDDPEEMARVVAMGVDGVMTNHPQRLRTVLAGLRFPLPPPART